One part of the Archangium lipolyticum genome encodes these proteins:
- a CDS encoding MarR family winged helix-turn-helix transcriptional regulator, with protein MKAIDEAGVQSTADETPRPPLGEVLEFMRLLWAVDHQLKSTSKLMESKLGLTGPQRLVLRLVGRYPGITAGQLARILHVHPSTLTGVMKRLEKRGHVERTADPLDARKARFSLTQGGRALDVPTTGTVEAAVERALSRVPEAQLVGAQDVLTALAEELGVGNAPLRREPPHLSLRAG; from the coding sequence ATGAAGGCAATTGACGAGGCCGGCGTTCAATCCACCGCGGACGAGACCCCGAGGCCCCCCCTGGGCGAGGTGTTGGAGTTCATGCGCCTGTTGTGGGCCGTGGATCATCAGCTGAAATCGACCTCGAAGCTCATGGAGTCCAAGCTGGGACTGACGGGCCCTCAGCGGCTGGTGCTGCGGCTCGTGGGCCGGTACCCCGGCATCACCGCGGGCCAGCTGGCGCGAATCCTCCATGTCCACCCCAGCACGCTCACCGGCGTCATGAAGCGCCTGGAGAAGCGGGGCCACGTGGAGCGCACGGCGGATCCGCTCGACGCGCGCAAGGCGCGCTTCTCCCTCACCCAGGGAGGCCGTGCGCTGGATGTCCCCACCACCGGCACCGTGGAGGCCGCCGTGGAGCGCGCCCTCTCCCGCGTGCCGGAGGCCCAGCTCGTGGGTGCCCAGGACGTGCTCACCGCGCTCGCCGAGGAGCTGGGCGTCGGCAACGCCCCGCTCCGTCGAGAGCCCCCCCACCTCTCCCTCCGAGCCGGATGA
- the ybeY gene encoding rRNA maturation RNase YbeY, translating into MKLRKGKLIPREDGKRVEEFVGAATTGTESMSVARMLAPPGWSATARTARFDEVVIVLKGELTLVVDGRGQRIAEGEMGLVPRDHRVVFRNEGQGACDYYSVCAPAFRVELANFEEEPEEQEANRVTLQVAHPQGKRFAKLVTELAETFLRKLELTGCELSISLVGDHAIRRLNRTWRKKDKATDVLSFPAGDLPKGTPGPRQLGDVVISLDTAKLQAKEYERTLESEVARYLAHGLLHLLGYDHERPKDAQKMARAEERLLGESGMVGDAVAPRARKLMT; encoded by the coding sequence GTGAAGCTGCGCAAGGGGAAGCTCATTCCCCGCGAGGATGGGAAGCGCGTCGAGGAGTTCGTGGGCGCGGCGACGACGGGCACCGAGTCCATGTCGGTGGCTCGCATGCTGGCGCCGCCGGGTTGGTCCGCGACGGCGCGCACCGCCCGGTTCGACGAGGTGGTCATCGTCCTCAAGGGCGAGCTGACGCTGGTGGTGGATGGACGCGGCCAGCGGATCGCCGAAGGGGAGATGGGGCTGGTGCCCCGGGACCACCGGGTGGTGTTCCGCAACGAGGGGCAGGGGGCGTGCGACTACTACTCGGTCTGCGCGCCGGCCTTCCGGGTGGAACTGGCGAACTTCGAGGAGGAGCCCGAGGAGCAGGAGGCCAACCGGGTGACGCTGCAGGTGGCGCACCCGCAGGGCAAGCGCTTCGCGAAGCTGGTGACGGAGCTGGCGGAGACGTTCCTGCGCAAGCTGGAGCTGACGGGATGCGAGCTGTCCATCTCGCTGGTGGGCGACCACGCCATCCGCCGCCTCAACCGCACGTGGCGCAAGAAGGACAAGGCGACGGACGTGCTGAGCTTCCCGGCGGGAGACCTGCCCAAGGGAACGCCGGGGCCGAGGCAGCTCGGGGACGTGGTCATCTCGCTGGACACGGCGAAGCTGCAGGCGAAGGAGTATGAGCGCACGCTGGAGTCCGAGGTGGCGCGCTACCTGGCGCACGGGCTGCTGCACCTGCTGGGGTACGACCACGAGCGCCCCAAGGACGCGCAGAAGATGGCGCGTGCCGAGGAGCGGCTGCTGGGCGAGAGCGGCATGGTGGGCGACGCGGTGGCCCCTCGGGCCCGCAAGCTCATGACCTGA
- the rpsT gene encoding 30S ribosomal protein S20 yields the protein MANTKSAEKRNRQAQKRRARNINIRTTVKDAVKSLRETLTTKDAGKTADALKAATRTINKAASKGVVHKRAASRRISRLAKAANRAKAAAAAK from the coding sequence TTGGCCAACACCAAGTCCGCAGAGAAGCGTAACCGCCAGGCGCAGAAGCGCCGCGCCCGCAACATCAACATCCGCACCACGGTGAAGGACGCCGTGAAGAGCCTGCGCGAGACCCTGACCACGAAGGACGCGGGTAAGACCGCGGACGCGCTCAAGGCCGCCACGCGCACCATCAACAAGGCCGCCTCCAAGGGTGTCGTGCACAAGCGCGCCGCCTCGCGCCGCATCTCCCGGCTGGCCAAGGCCGCCAACCGCGCCAAGGCCGCCGCCGCCGCGAAGTAG
- the mazG gene encoding nucleoside triphosphate pyrophosphohydrolase yields MSAAGEQLDRLMGIMARLRADCPWDREQDLRSLRPYLLEEAFEVLDEMDRVADGGPWRALCEEHGDLLFQIVFHARLAEELGEYSMADVCQSISDKLTHRHPHVFGEKQADGTPQPLANWAKLKAEERKKKTGREGSVLDGVPTAAPALMRAERLTEKASRIGFDWPSVREVRAKLYEELGELDEAIASGNRDELEHELGDVLFSLANLGRVIHTPAEDALRMAIRRFTTRFQHIESALRAEGVPLGEATLEHMERHWQAAKAVEKGLPPPTRVPRAPLVGLRLPVADLAAQRAFWDAVAPLLGWSAERTGPDEAVYGDGLYRLAFTAGAGAPSPAALTFGAPSAAAVERLRTTLEKTSPGCVVEGEAHAGRITFRDPAGLQWEYAFGGR; encoded by the coding sequence GTGAGTGCAGCAGGGGAGCAACTGGACAGGCTGATGGGAATCATGGCCCGCCTCCGAGCCGATTGTCCCTGGGACAGGGAGCAGGACCTGCGCTCGCTGCGCCCGTACCTTCTCGAGGAGGCATTCGAGGTCCTCGACGAGATGGACCGGGTGGCCGATGGAGGGCCGTGGCGGGCGCTGTGCGAGGAGCATGGGGATCTGCTCTTCCAGATCGTCTTCCACGCCCGGCTCGCCGAGGAGCTGGGGGAGTACTCCATGGCGGACGTGTGCCAGTCGATCAGCGACAAGCTCACCCACCGGCACCCACACGTCTTCGGCGAGAAGCAGGCGGATGGCACCCCGCAGCCGCTGGCCAACTGGGCGAAGCTCAAGGCCGAGGAGCGCAAGAAGAAGACGGGCCGGGAGGGCTCGGTGCTGGATGGTGTCCCCACGGCGGCCCCCGCGCTGATGCGCGCCGAGCGCCTCACGGAGAAGGCGAGCCGGATCGGCTTCGACTGGCCGAGCGTCCGGGAGGTGCGCGCCAAGCTGTACGAGGAGCTGGGGGAGCTGGACGAGGCCATCGCCTCCGGAAACCGGGACGAGCTGGAGCACGAGCTGGGCGACGTCCTCTTCTCGCTGGCCAACCTCGGGCGCGTCATCCACACGCCGGCCGAGGACGCGCTGCGCATGGCCATCCGCCGCTTCACCACGCGCTTCCAACACATCGAGTCCGCCCTGCGCGCGGAGGGCGTCCCCCTGGGCGAGGCCACGCTGGAGCACATGGAGCGCCACTGGCAGGCCGCCAAGGCGGTGGAGAAGGGCCTGCCGCCCCCGACCCGCGTACCCCGTGCACCCCTGGTGGGGCTGCGCCTGCCGGTGGCGGACCTCGCCGCCCAGCGGGCCTTCTGGGACGCCGTGGCCCCCCTCCTGGGATGGAGCGCCGAGCGGACGGGTCCGGACGAGGCGGTGTACGGCGATGGACTGTACCGGCTCGCCTTCACGGCGGGGGCCGGTGCTCCCTCCCCTGCTGCCCTCACGTTCGGGGCACCGTCCGCCGCGGCGGTGGAGCGGCTGCGCACCACCCTGGAGAAGACGTCACCCGGGTGCGTCGTGGAGGGCGAGGCCCACGCCGGACGGATCACCTTCCGGGATCCGGCCGGCCTCCAGTGGGAATATGCCTTCGGAGGCCGCTGA
- a CDS encoding DUF4388 domain-containing protein: MALSGTLKDFGIADILQLIGQQQKTGVLYLKSKEQEVQVFFRDGNIVRAESVTRKRKDLIGNMLVRAELISEQQLESALDVQKRTLKRLGDVLISSGFITAEKLKQMMQLQVTETLYGLFSWKAGTYEFKQEDVQADGDSITPLRAESVLMEGFRMVDEWPHVRKKISNEAMTFEKVKELPASKAKEKEDDFDAAFDDAFSEEKKDENKGEFKSIGSSERRVYGLIASGRDVRKLVDLSGLGEFETCKALVNLLNLDYIRAIQPTGRAASGGGAGMLVRVGGMVARGVVTMVVLAALGFVGSRLKPDTWDLGDESASSYADPAAQRLLARAQQARIESALEVFRLEKGNLPERLDALVEVGLLQREDLRYPWRDDYYYRRTSDRQFILLPPLR, from the coding sequence ATGGCCCTCTCGGGAACGCTCAAGGACTTTGGTATCGCGGACATCCTGCAGCTCATCGGGCAGCAGCAGAAGACCGGTGTCCTCTACCTCAAGAGCAAGGAGCAGGAAGTCCAGGTCTTCTTCCGGGACGGCAACATCGTCCGCGCCGAGAGCGTCACGCGGAAGAGGAAGGATCTCATCGGCAACATGCTGGTGCGCGCCGAGCTCATCTCCGAGCAGCAGCTCGAGAGCGCGCTGGACGTGCAGAAGCGCACCCTCAAGCGGCTGGGGGACGTGCTCATCTCCAGCGGCTTCATCACCGCCGAGAAGCTCAAGCAGATGATGCAGCTCCAGGTGACGGAGACCCTCTACGGGCTCTTCTCCTGGAAGGCGGGCACCTACGAGTTCAAGCAGGAGGATGTGCAGGCCGACGGGGACTCCATCACGCCGCTGCGCGCCGAGAGCGTGCTGATGGAAGGCTTCCGGATGGTGGACGAGTGGCCCCACGTCCGGAAGAAGATCTCCAACGAGGCGATGACCTTCGAGAAGGTCAAGGAGCTGCCCGCCTCCAAGGCCAAGGAGAAGGAGGACGACTTCGACGCCGCCTTCGACGATGCCTTCTCCGAGGAGAAGAAGGACGAGAACAAGGGTGAGTTCAAGTCCATCGGCAGCTCCGAGCGCCGCGTCTACGGCCTCATCGCCTCCGGCCGTGACGTGCGCAAGCTGGTGGACCTCAGCGGGTTGGGCGAGTTCGAGACCTGCAAGGCGCTCGTCAACCTGCTCAACCTCGACTACATCCGCGCCATCCAGCCCACGGGCCGGGCCGCCTCCGGGGGCGGCGCTGGCATGCTCGTCCGGGTGGGCGGCATGGTGGCCCGGGGTGTCGTCACCATGGTGGTGCTGGCCGCGCTCGGCTTCGTCGGCTCCCGGCTCAAGCCGGACACCTGGGACCTGGGTGACGAGTCCGCCTCCTCGTACGCGGACCCGGCTGCCCAGCGGCTGCTGGCCCGGGCACAACAGGCCCGAATCGAGTCCGCCCTGGAGGTGTTCCGTCTTGAAAAGGGGAACCTTCCAGAGCGTTTGGATGCGCTGGTGGAGGTGGGACTCCTACAGCGGGAGGATCTGCGCTATCCCTGGCGGGACGATTACTATTATCGCCGCACGTCAGATCGGCAGTTCATCCTCCTACCTCCCCTGCGCTAG
- the lptE gene encoding LPS assembly lipoprotein LptE, which produces MSRLSAVGWVFLLSGLGCGYRFTSRSAGLPEGVHAVCAPVFRNDTPEPGLELLFTQAFRQELVRAGALGGTGACDASVEGVVVSVSSAPTTGAEPVYQGNTLVTGPRLASYRASAAVLLRLSKAGRVMSETTVSGNEDFLPGTTSASGDVLEAEANRQAALHRLAETLMREGFDRLANGW; this is translated from the coding sequence ATGTCCCGGCTGAGCGCGGTGGGGTGGGTCTTCTTGCTGTCAGGTCTCGGGTGCGGCTACCGCTTCACGTCCAGGAGCGCGGGGCTGCCCGAGGGGGTGCACGCGGTGTGCGCTCCCGTCTTCCGCAACGACACGCCCGAGCCGGGCCTGGAGCTGCTCTTCACCCAGGCCTTCCGTCAGGAACTGGTGCGGGCCGGGGCGCTCGGCGGTACGGGGGCGTGTGATGCCTCGGTGGAGGGCGTGGTGGTGTCCGTGAGCAGCGCGCCCACCACCGGCGCGGAGCCCGTCTATCAGGGGAACACGCTGGTGACCGGCCCGCGGCTCGCCAGCTATCGCGCCTCGGCGGCGGTGCTGTTGCGGCTCTCGAAGGCTGGACGGGTGATGTCGGAGACGACCGTCTCCGGCAATGAGGACTTCCTTCCGGGCACGACGAGCGCGTCCGGCGATGTCCTGGAGGCGGAGGCCAACCGGCAGGCCGCGCTTCATCGTCTCGCGGAGACGTTGATGCGCGAGGGATTCGACCGGTTGGCCAACGGCTGGTGA
- a CDS encoding HD family phosphohydrolase: MAEPESSPPGPSPLDALAQRFRLGPRWGRRLTSVLLLLAVSVASGFVISPGLYSQQIPALTEEHLGKPFRASSPAGFKAGRDYEIIHQAMTEQRRQEARGAVRPVYDLSPGVVSEVRASVSGAFAEMRQRLVAKEPTDEAVAAQPVEGQKPQVRKPASAAEERERQRRELDTLREDFQVLLFGRKDAVLEPEDFQALHAARFSESVEAATLALVERAYGFSEPTAVFIANSREELSREGPQGITVRDLRHNGEQTLPGTAPTVVDVREAYMELDRFASIPGNLLPDSPGVQRRAVLRLAKRLVRPNLTINLAETDARRRQAAMAVKDAVISIKKGQRVIGDGELVNETHLVTIRGMRSQTDRLDLLQLQVGGTGLVALLISATYLFCRAAFRRFRPTRKDGLLLGLLLVTMLGLLQIWVSIADAVQDRYTALPLEAFYYAFPVAAGAMLVRFVLSEELALFFALVMACLAGVMLGNSLSFGIYALVGALVAADRITKAKDRVGIFKAGLSTGAVNLLAVFCLFMAEGKGLNSDTALTAVFAFAGTSLAVPVVVLALTPLIESVFGYASDLKLLELANLNHPALKELIVQAPGTYHHSIIIGTLVENAAEAIGANPLLARSCAYYHDIGKGRNPLYFGENQKGDNKHDSLAPAMSAVIIKRHVTEGLEMARQYRLPKLVADAIPQHHGTRLVGYFFHKAMKEQEGKEGAPPLDESIYRYPGPKPQFREAALVMIADAVEASTRSLPEPTTPRLHSQVQKMINLIFSEGQLDECDLTLRDLNLIAQSFLHTLEGIYHARPEYPAGALQAGPKGAALTVAGTKQDGKARPAGT, translated from the coding sequence ATGGCCGAACCGGAATCGTCGCCCCCCGGACCCAGTCCGCTGGACGCACTCGCACAGCGCTTCCGGCTTGGTCCCCGGTGGGGTCGGCGTCTGACGAGCGTGCTGTTGTTGCTGGCGGTGTCGGTGGCGTCCGGTTTCGTCATCTCCCCCGGCCTCTACAGCCAGCAGATCCCCGCCCTGACCGAGGAGCATCTGGGCAAGCCCTTCCGGGCGAGCTCCCCGGCGGGCTTCAAGGCCGGGCGCGACTACGAAATCATCCACCAGGCGATGACCGAGCAGCGGCGCCAGGAGGCGCGCGGCGCGGTGCGGCCGGTGTACGACCTGAGCCCGGGCGTGGTGTCGGAGGTGCGCGCCTCGGTGAGCGGGGCCTTCGCGGAGATGCGCCAGCGCCTGGTGGCGAAGGAGCCCACCGACGAGGCCGTGGCGGCCCAGCCGGTGGAGGGGCAGAAGCCCCAGGTGCGCAAGCCGGCCTCGGCCGCGGAGGAGCGTGAGCGCCAGCGCCGCGAGCTGGACACGCTGCGGGAGGACTTCCAGGTGCTCCTGTTCGGGCGGAAGGACGCGGTGCTCGAGCCGGAGGACTTCCAGGCCCTGCACGCGGCGCGCTTCTCCGAGTCGGTGGAGGCGGCCACGCTGGCCCTGGTGGAGCGGGCGTACGGCTTCTCCGAGCCCACGGCGGTGTTCATCGCCAACTCGCGCGAGGAGCTGTCGCGCGAGGGCCCCCAGGGCATCACCGTGAGGGATCTGCGGCACAACGGCGAGCAGACGCTGCCGGGGACGGCGCCCACGGTGGTGGATGTGCGCGAGGCGTACATGGAGCTGGACCGGTTCGCCTCGATTCCGGGCAACCTGCTGCCGGACTCGCCGGGCGTGCAGCGCCGGGCGGTGCTGCGGCTGGCCAAGCGGCTGGTGCGGCCCAACCTCACCATCAACCTGGCGGAGACGGACGCGCGGCGGCGCCAGGCGGCCATGGCGGTGAAGGACGCCGTCATCTCCATCAAGAAGGGCCAGCGGGTCATCGGCGACGGAGAGCTGGTCAACGAGACGCACCTGGTGACCATCCGGGGCATGCGCTCGCAGACGGACCGGTTGGACCTGTTGCAGCTTCAGGTGGGTGGCACGGGACTGGTGGCGCTGCTCATCTCGGCCACGTACCTCTTCTGCCGGGCGGCCTTCCGGCGCTTCCGTCCCACGCGCAAGGATGGGCTGCTGCTGGGCCTGCTGCTGGTGACGATGCTGGGCCTGTTGCAGATCTGGGTGTCCATCGCGGACGCCGTGCAGGACCGGTACACGGCGCTGCCGCTGGAGGCCTTCTATTACGCCTTCCCGGTGGCGGCCGGGGCCATGCTGGTGCGCTTCGTCCTGTCCGAGGAGCTGGCGCTCTTCTTCGCGCTGGTGATGGCGTGCCTGGCCGGGGTGATGCTGGGCAACTCGCTGTCCTTCGGCATCTACGCCCTGGTGGGCGCGCTGGTGGCGGCCGACCGCATCACCAAGGCCAAGGACAGGGTGGGCATCTTCAAGGCGGGCCTGTCCACGGGCGCCGTCAACCTGCTGGCGGTGTTCTGCCTCTTCATGGCCGAGGGCAAGGGGCTCAACAGCGACACGGCCCTGACCGCGGTGTTCGCCTTCGCGGGCACGTCGCTGGCGGTGCCGGTGGTGGTGCTGGCGCTCACCCCGCTCATCGAGTCCGTGTTCGGCTACGCGTCGGACCTGAAGCTGCTGGAGCTGGCCAACCTGAACCACCCGGCCCTCAAGGAGCTCATCGTCCAGGCGCCGGGCACCTACCACCACTCCATCATCATCGGGACGCTGGTGGAGAACGCGGCGGAGGCCATTGGCGCCAACCCGCTGCTGGCGCGCTCGTGCGCGTACTACCACGACATCGGCAAGGGCCGGAATCCGCTCTACTTCGGTGAGAACCAGAAGGGCGACAACAAGCACGACAGCCTCGCCCCGGCGATGAGCGCGGTCATCATCAAGCGCCACGTCACCGAGGGCCTGGAGATGGCGCGCCAGTACCGGCTGCCCAAGCTGGTGGCGGATGCCATTCCCCAGCACCACGGCACGCGGCTGGTGGGCTACTTCTTCCACAAGGCGATGAAGGAGCAGGAGGGCAAGGAAGGCGCGCCGCCCCTGGACGAGAGCATCTACCGCTACCCGGGCCCCAAGCCGCAGTTCCGCGAGGCGGCGCTGGTGATGATCGCCGACGCGGTGGAGGCCTCGACGCGCTCGCTGCCCGAGCCCACCACGCCCCGCCTGCACTCGCAGGTGCAGAAGATGATCAACCTCATCTTCTCCGAGGGGCAGCTGGACGAGTGCGATCTGACCCTGCGGGACTTGAACCTCATCGCGCAATCCTTCCTGCACACGCTGGAGGGCATCTACCATGCGCGTCCGGAGTACCCGGCGGGCGCGCTGCAGGCGGGCCCCAAGGGGGCGGCGTTGACGGTGGCGGGGACGAAGCAGGACGGCAAGGCGCGCCCGGCGGGCACCTGA
- a CDS encoding PhoH family protein: MRNPATVEAPAGSPTSAKVDVRDNATTLALCGNQNENLKLMERRLGVRIGQRGTELHLSGPADAVAFTVRLVENLEGIIRAGRPVYREDVEQAIKVLGRGGAESLQEVMLGPVLKSSGNKQISPKSIAQKRYVDAIRAHDIVFGIGPAGTGKTYLAMAMAVSFLQERKVKRIVLARPAVEAGEKLGFLPGDLAEKVNPYLRPLYDALHDMMAVERAIQLIEQGVVEVAPLAFMRGRTLNDSFVILDEAQNTTVEQMKMFLTRLGYNSKAVITGDVTQVDLPTGKTSGLHHARSILRNIEGINISEFTEVDVVRHPLVQEVIRAYDRFDAAQQAAKALAKEAEGATAPGAAPAPAETTESDTPNP; the protein is encoded by the coding sequence TTGCGAAACCCCGCCACTGTAGAGGCCCCGGCAGGCAGCCCCACCTCCGCCAAGGTGGATGTTCGTGACAACGCGACGACCCTGGCGCTGTGCGGCAACCAGAACGAGAACCTGAAGCTCATGGAGAGGCGCCTCGGCGTCCGGATCGGACAACGGGGCACCGAGCTCCACCTGTCCGGACCGGCTGACGCCGTCGCGTTCACGGTGCGCCTGGTGGAGAACCTCGAGGGCATCATCCGCGCCGGCCGTCCCGTGTACCGGGAGGACGTGGAGCAGGCCATCAAGGTCCTGGGCCGCGGCGGCGCGGAGAGCCTCCAGGAGGTCATGCTCGGCCCCGTGCTCAAGAGCTCGGGCAACAAGCAGATCTCCCCCAAGAGCATCGCGCAGAAGCGCTACGTGGACGCCATCCGCGCCCACGACATCGTCTTCGGCATCGGCCCGGCGGGTACCGGCAAGACGTACCTGGCCATGGCCATGGCGGTGTCCTTCCTCCAGGAGCGCAAGGTCAAGCGCATCGTCCTGGCGCGTCCCGCGGTGGAGGCCGGCGAGAAGCTGGGCTTCCTCCCGGGTGACCTGGCCGAGAAGGTCAACCCCTACCTGCGCCCGCTCTACGACGCCCTCCACGACATGATGGCCGTCGAGCGCGCCATCCAGCTCATCGAGCAGGGTGTGGTGGAGGTGGCCCCGCTGGCCTTCATGCGCGGCCGCACGCTCAACGACTCCTTCGTCATCCTCGACGAGGCGCAGAACACCACCGTCGAGCAGATGAAGATGTTCCTCACCCGTCTGGGCTACAACAGCAAGGCGGTCATCACCGGCGACGTGACGCAGGTGGACCTGCCCACGGGCAAGACGAGCGGCCTGCACCACGCGCGCTCCATCCTGAGGAACATCGAGGGCATCAACATCTCCGAGTTCACCGAGGTGGACGTGGTCCGTCACCCGCTGGTCCAGGAGGTGATCCGCGCCTACGATCGCTTCGACGCGGCGCAGCAGGCCGCCAAGGCGCTCGCCAAGGAAGCGGAGGGGGCCACGGCTCCCGGAGCGGCTCCCGCCCCGGCTGAGACGACGGAATCCGACACGCCAAACCCTTGA